In a single window of the Zea mays cultivar B73 chromosome 5, Zm-B73-REFERENCE-NAM-5.0, whole genome shotgun sequence genome:
- the LOC542314 gene encoding beta-fructofuranosidase, cell wall isozyme precursor — translation MGTRPRGVVLAPWAVVLVLVLALRLAGASHVIHRSLEAEAAPSVPASIVSPLLRTGYHFQPPMNWINDPNAPLYYKGWYHLFYQYNPKGAVWGNIVWAHSVSRDLINWVALEPAIYPSIPSDKYGCWSGSATILEDGTPAILYTGIDRADINYQVQVLALPKDASDPLLREWEKPEEYNPVATPAAGGINATQFRDPTTAWRHAGHWRMLVGSVRGARGMALVYRSRDFRKWTKAKHPLHSAALTGMWECPDFFPVSGPGLQAGLDTSAPGRKYVLKSSLDLTRYDYYTIGSYDGGKDRYYPDDPAGDYHHRLRYDYGNYYASKTFYDPVERRRVLLGWANESDSVTDDKAKGWAGIHAIPRKIWLDPTGKQLLQWPIHEVEKLRGKAVSVDAKLVKPGDHFEVTGIATYQADVEVSFELELEAGTSLLEKAEAFDPAYDDDAQKLCGVKGADARGGVGPFGLWVLASADLQERTAVFFRVFRDGHGKPKVLMCTDPTKSSLSPDLYKPTFAGFVDADISSGKITLRSLIDRSVVESFGAGGKTCILSRVYPSIAVGKDAHLYVFNNGEVDVTVSGLTAWEMKKPLMNGA, via the exons ATGGGGACTCGGCCGCGGGGGGTCGTCCTCGCGCCATGGGcggtggtgctggtgctggtgctcgcGCTTCGTCTGGCAGGCGCGTCGCATGTGATCCACCGCAGCCTGGAGGCCGAGGCGGCGCCGTCGGTCCCGGCCTCCATTGTCAGCCCCCTGCTCAGGACGGGGTACCATTTCCAGCCGCCAATGAACTGGATCAACG ACCCCAACG CTCCGCTGTACTACAAAGGATGGTATCACCTGTTCTACCAGTACAACCCCAAGGGCGCGGTATGGGGCAACATCGTGTGGGCGCACTCGGTGTCGCGCGACCTGATCAACTGGGTGGCGCTGGAGCCCGCCATCTACCCCAGCATCCCGTCCGACAAGTACGGCTGCTGGTCGGGCTCGGCGACGATCCTGGAGGACGGCACGCCGGCGATCCTGTACACGGGGATCGACCGGGCGGACATCAACTACCAGGTGCAGGTGCTGGCGCTCCCCAAGGACGCGTCCGACCCGCTGCTCCGCGAGTGGGAGAAGCCGGAGGAGTACAACCCGGTGGCGACGCCGGCGGCCGGCGGCATCAACGCGACGCAGTTCCGCGACCCGACGACGGCGTGGCGGCACGCGGGGCACTGGCGGATGCTGGTGGGCAGCGTGCGCGGCGCGCGCGGGATGGCGCTGGTGTACCGGAGCCGGGACTTCAGGAAGTGGACCAAGGCCAAGCACCCGCTGCACTCGGCGGCGCTGACGGGGATGTGGGAGTGCCCCGACTTCTTCCCGGTGTCCGGGCCGGGGCTGCAGGCCGGCCTCGACACCTCCGCGCCCGGAAGGAAGTACGTGCTCAAGAGCAGCCTGGACCTCACCCGCTACGACTACTACACCATCGGGTCGTACGACGGCGGCAAGGACCGGTACTACCCCGACGACCCCGCCGGCGACTACCACCACCGCCTGCGCTACGACTACGGCAACTACTACGCGTCCAAGACGTTCTACGACCCCGTGGAGCGCCGCCGCGTGCTGCTCGGGTGGGCCAACGAGTCCGACAGCGTCACCGACGACAAGGCCAAGGGCTGGGCCGGCATCCAT GCGATCCCAAGGAAGATCTGGCTGGACCCCACCGGGAAGCAGCTGCTGCAGTGGCCCATCCACGAGGTCGAGAAGCTCAGGGGGAAGGCCGTCAGTGTGGACGCCAAGCTGGTCAAGCCCGGCGACCATTTTGAGGTCACAGGCATCGCAACTTATCAG GCTGACGTGGAGGTGAGCTTCGAGCTGGAGCTGGAGGCGGGGACGAGCCTGCTGGAGAAGGCGGAGGCGTTCGACCCGGCGTACGACGACGACGCGCAGAAGCTGTGCGGAGTCAAGGGCGCGGACGCCAGGGGCGGCGTGGGGCCATTCGGCCTCTGGGTGCTGGCCTCCGCCGACCTGCAGGAGCGGACGGCCGTCTTCTTCAGGGTGTTCAGGGACGGACACGGCAAGCCCAAGGTGCTCATGTGCACCGACCCCACCAA GTCGTCTCTTAGTCCGGATCTGTACAAGCCGACCTTCGCGGGCTTCGTCGACGCCGACATCTCCAGCGGCAAGATCACCCTTAGAAGCTTG ATCGATCGGTCCGTGGTCGAGAGCTTCGGCGCGGGAGGCAAGACGTGCATCCTGTCACGGGTGTACCCGTCCATCGCCGTCGGGAAGGACGCTCACCTCTACGTTTTCAACAACGGCGAGGTGGACGTCACGGTGTCCGGCCTGACCGCCTGGGAGATGAAGAAACCGCTGATGAACGGCGCCTGA
- the LOC103627241 gene encoding ankyrin repeat domain-containing protein, chloroplastic, with protein MEDSKSPKGRQKLFSNEEKILLNKRVPDLETATSSKWLPLHTLAASGDLYLLNSLLKHNVDINALDKDGLPAIHKAILSKKAAIINYLLRNSANPFIQDKVSTNLF; from the exons ATGGAGGACAGCAAGAGTCCTAAGg GCCGTCAGAAGTTGTTCTCAAATGAGGAGAAGATTCTTCTGAACAAGCGAGTGCCTGATCTGGAAACAGCTACTTCT AGTAAATGGCTTCCACTTCACACCCTTGCTGCATCCGGTGATTTGTATCTATTGAATAGCCTTTTAAAACATAACGTGGACATAAATGCGCTTGATAAG GATGGCTTACCAGCGATCCACAAAGCAATTCTTTCAAAGAAGGCTGCTATTATCAATTATCTTTTAAGGAACTCAGCAAATCCATTCATCCAAGATAAGGTAAGTACAAACCTTTTTTAG
- the LOC103648360 gene encoding uncharacterized protein: MIDPIGSMTSVTLNQNRTVADLRPFPPFVLFDDIQGFNNLPQVKSVFARVVVKFPRHRNSQHFILQDITGAKIEAISNGNNVERFDVLLKQGYTYTLYKVAFCLNWAEVQFRNIAHGLELGLITHTIVEPFTKPIQFPPFPKYLMPFHDVYQQPHKTFVDIIGIVVHLEPLKYIGGRPYREAVLMDSRWNLIVMGVWTDLLQRNALRWALAKVDKNIIIATMMRRNNKYSNFSYT; the protein is encoded by the exons ATGATCGATCCTATAGGATCAATGACATCAGTTACACTTAACCAAAATAGGACAGTTGCAGACTTGCGTCCCTTTCCTCC TTTCGTGCTATTTGACGATATTCAAGGTTTCAATAACTTACCACAAGTAAAGAGTGTCTTTGCGAGGGTAGTTGTTAAGTTTCCTAGGCATCGTAATAGTCAACACTTCATCCTACAGGACATCACT GGAGCCAAAATCGAAGCAATTTCAAACGGCAATAATGTCGAACGGTTCGACGTCTTACTCAAACAAGGATACACATATACATTGTATAAAGTGGCATTCTGTCTAAACTGGGCGGAGGTTCAATTTCGGAATATTGCGCATGGGCTAGAGTTGGGATTGATAACACATACTATTGTGGAGCCATTCACTAAACCAATTCAATTTCCTCCATTTCCAAAATATCTTATGCCATTTCATGATGTTTACCAACAACCGCATAAGACGTTCGTAG ACATTATTGGCATAGTTGTTCATTTGGAGCCATTAAAGTATATCGGTGGAAGGCCATACAGAGAGGCTGTACTAATGGATTCCAG GTGGAATCTAATTGTCATGGGGGTATGGACCGATCTCCTGCAGAGAAATGCTCTACGATGGGCATTAGCTAAAGTTGACAAGAATATAATTATTGCAACAATGATGCGTCGTAACAATAAATACAGTAATTTCTCCTATACCTAG